The genomic region tacaattaagtTTATAGGATAGGATAATCGTCCGGATGATCGGTGCAATGAGATATTTAACTTGATTTATCATAAGCATCCGATCGATTGCgtttaaatttatcgattgtataaatttatcgCATAGTTTCTTTCCATCATGttcgcgtgtatatatataatatatatatatattttttttttgtatatcgtttctttatatatcttttctctttattattttccttcttaaaCCTGtcatttttgattttctgtttgtttgtgGCTGCTTTTACTTCCGTATGCATGAAGAGATATGTATGTTAacatatgcatgtgtatatatgtatgttgttgtacgtatgtatgtatatatatgtatgtaaatataacaGATATATCTCTCGTTGGCTCTCGCCTCTCATTGTCTCTGCTCGTagctccttttctctctctctctctctctctctctctctctctctctttctctcccactctttcacgcgttctctcactcactctctctctctctctccctccctcgaCCTTTAGCTCGAGTGGATCTTTCTCTtagatcatttattattattatttttttcgagcCTTTTTCATCAAATCATTTTtccaatcatttttctttttttttctttttttttctctttttttcttttttttttcttttttttcttttttttctttttttttttttgatcaattTGCCATTTAGAATACGTTTTATCATTGATTgaatttattcgaatgaaaaagttaTGGATACTTATCAATTATCtcgaaatatagatataataattaaacgacatattaataacaataatagacTCATTagaaatctattattattattattattaattattattttaaaacagTGAGACGACGATGCCCcgtgataaataaatgttctCACGAACTTGATccatttgttttcctttctttcgttttgcgATAAAAATCCATGGacgatgttgttgttgttgttgttgttgttgttgtttttattgggttaattaattcttcatCGATCTTTACAAATCACCATCGGGCTGTAGGTCGAAGCGTGGCGGGAATGCGGAACCATCGAACTGGGGCTTGAACGCAGGTCGGTGTGGCTGTAAAaagtcaaaaaagaaagataatacagataaaaaTGGAGAGtgtgtaaaattaaatatcaaaattaaatatcaattaaaaagttCATGACTTTTATCgtaagtcttttttttttttttgcactaTTTCGAAAGAGAAGTATACATATGGCACGTAGCTCTGTGCAGTTTTGTGTTCTCCTTTCGAATATAACTatgattttctaattaattaattaattgactaTGGCAGAGCACtcaaaacaacaaaaaattcaacgaattCAAATCTTATCACAAGGGATGTCCTATCTCCCTCTTATAATACATCATTATAACGactatgtattatttaacaattattattattattattattattattattattattattattattattgtgtgtTACTAAGACTATGAACACGGACACATTGAAAACttggatataatttaattttcttgcactgtctaatatataaaaaaaaatatcttttgatcTATACCttttaaagagagagggggggggagagagagagacacttataacagattattataatcatcatgTCTTTGAAAATTGGATGAGTCCAGGGATGAATTAATAACGAAGttaataacgaagaaataagCTATTTGACGAAAACTTTTGAGACATAGGATGATATAAGGACAACGAGAAATTAAGGGTGGtagtttctttcttgttcgttGGAATAGATACTCGTTTTGAAAGCAAATCAAAAGAGagacgtttattttttttctccttttatgatttcttttcttcaactGACTTACATGGACCAGCAACGCAGTGTTTTTACTCCATCGCGGAGGGCGCCGCCTTGCGGGCCTTCTGTTGCGGCTATACAGGGACAcagaatgaaagatatattttctatcagaTGATTTAAGAAAATTGGGACACCtaaccgagagagagagagagagagagagagagagaaactatggaaagttttttttctttttcttatctaaagCTATAGAAATGAAATGTGTTTTGAgacgatgaaaaaattaaagaggagaaaaaattcCTTACCGCTGGGCTCAATCCACGTGCGGCACTTCCCCCACGGCCTTTAGTGCGGAATTTGGTAATAGCTTGTTCAGCCAAGTCGGCTCTCTCTTCGGCCTCCTCAAGCTCTTGCTGAGCCTTACGGAACTTGGCAAGATTCAATGCAGCGATCTCTTCTGCCTCCTCGATCTGTCTCTTGTATGTCTTGATCTTCTGCTGAAGTTTGTCGACTAGGTCTTGCATGCGTTCGTGATTCTTACGATCCTCATCAGCCTAGAATATAAGAAATCACGtaaatatcgttgaaaaataatcagtttaaaataatttataattaaacaagCCAAAAGGTAGATCTAATGATCTATCGGCAATTACCTGGAAGCTAAGTTCCTTAATGCGTCGTTCAGACTTGCGAAGGTTCTTCTGAGCGTCAGCGTGTCTCCTTTGTTCACCATCAAGTTCATTCTCCAATTCACGTACGCGTTGTTCCAACTTTTGTATTGCTTTCTTGCCTCCCTTCAAAGCATTCGCCTCGGCTTCATCAAGACGAACTTGGAGTTCTTTGATCTGTGTCTCAAGAGCCTTGCGAAGTTTCTCTTGCGTTTGAGCATGATCTTGTTCAGCTCGGAGTTCGTCAGCCAATCGTGCAGCATCGACCATTGCCTTCTTAGCTTTCTCTTCGGAGTTCTTGGCTTCGTTTAGAAGCTCGTCGAGATCAGACTGAGATAGAAGAGACAATTTTAGTattgaaaatcaaatatatatgtataatcgatatattttatataaattagataGCTTATGATTAAAAGAGAAGTATCTTTTTAACTTACATGGAGGGTCTGCAATTCGGCTTCGAGTTTCCTCTTGGCAGCAGAGATGGAAGCATTCTGAGCACTGAGGTCGTTCAATTGTTCGTGACAATCTGCTAATTCTTGTTCGGCCTGTCTACGACCACGATCGGCTTGTTCCAAAAGCGTACGGCTTTCTTCAAGTTCATTTTGAAGTGCATTAGCACGACGCTCAGATATACCAAGAAGTTCTCTTGCTTCGTCGCGTGCTCGTTGTTCCTCTTCCAGAGCGGTCTGTACATCCTTCAATTGTTGCTGATATCtcttaatattcttttgaGCTTCGGCATTGGCTTTGTTTGCGTGATCCAAAGCTATTTCTAATTCGTTAATATCAGcttccaatttctttttcatacgaAGTGCCTCGGCTTTGCCCTAAAGTGAACATTTCGATCAGGAATTGTTGTTaacaatctttttctttttttaaagcttTCATTTAGAATTTCCATTTACGTACCTTGGCTTCTGCTTCGAGAGAAGCTTGCATCGAGTCAAGAGCTCGTTGATGATTCTTCCTTGTGTTCTCAaattcttcctccttctcttggATACGACGATCGATCTCTTGTCTAACTTGGCTCAATTCCAGCTGGCTTCTGAGtactttgttttcttcttgttccaAAGCTGCTTCAGCTTCCTCCAATGCTGCCTGGAGTTCATCCTTCTCCGCCTCCAAACGCTTTCTAGCCTTCTCGATCTCATGAATGTTACGTCCACCTTCGCCTATTTGATCCAAAAGATCTTTCACCTCGTCGGCGAGATTCTTGTTCTCACGACGCACAGCTTCCAATTGTTCTTGACTTTCCTCATAGGCACCTGATTAGGATACAAACGACGCGggtgttaaatatattttatgaaattctctcgaaagaaaaacttacCTCTGAGCCTGAAGAGCTCGGTACTGTAATTACGGCATTCCTTTTGACTGGCATCCAGTTCAGCGGCAAGATCGTCAACTTTGAGCTTCCATTCGCCAATGATCTTGTCGAATgccttctgtttcttttcagCGGCATTGGCAATAGCAGTGGCACGATCGACCTCGATTTGAAGATCCTCGACTTCGGTCGAAAGCCTCTGTTTCGTCTTTTCCAGAGCAATGACCTTTTGGTTGAGGGATTCGATCGTTTCCTCGGCTTCAGCAAGTCGAGCCTGAAGCTTTCGTTTGGCCTCTTCGAGTTCCTCAGCCCTGGCTACTCCTTCGGATTCGTATTTCGTACGCCACAGTTGAGCCTCGGCGTTAGCCTTGCTCAATTGTCTTTGGAGATCTGCTTTGCCTTCGGCTTCTTCCTCAACTTGCTCGCGAATATTGTCCAAGTCGTGTTCCAAATTACGGAATTTACCAAGAAGCGTGGCACGTTCCCTTGATTCCTCGTCAGCAAGCCTCTTCGTATCTTCCAATTGTGTCGTCAACGAGATCTTGATCTTCGACAATTGGCTAACCTGGGACTCGGCTTCCTCCAATTGGCGCAACAAGTCACTGTTCTCGATCGACAACTTCTTCTTCGCTGCATCGAAGTCGTTCAACGTACGATTAACTTCTTCCAACTTGCCTTGGGTTTCGTTCAATTGATGTTGCAAttgttttacaattttttcttgGGCGGCCTGTTAGAAAATTTCGACATTCATATTAGTTTCAttaaatgctttttttttttttttcaattttaacaaTGACTCATAAGCAAGAAGCAAGCAATGTAACGCAGAAACAAGCGAGAAATGCATAAGTTCCCTTATTAAATGTAACTCACTCGAATTGGAAAAATTCTCAAATGGCATCAATCCTAAGGTATTCCCCCTCTTTCATATTCCATTATCCTTGTAGTAGTAAGCTGCTTGGCAAAGCTGTTAGTTGCGTTAGTGCGCATTTATGCGCCAGGAAATATTATTTGGGATATAAGGGTCCTTACCTTTTCATTGCTGAGGTGGTCAACCGTAGCACGAAGGTCGTTCAACTCGCTGAAGTATtgaaccttttctttttcggtcCTGTTTGATTATGGAAAACAttggaaaaagaggaggattaagttaataatattataaacgagaaagaaaatataagaaacagTTCACAacaaaattctctctttcatatcaTTAAGGACAAATATGTTTGTTCATCGTGCAGCGAAGATGATTCAAGGGTAATAATACATGTAACATTCCCTATTTCACTTTGgaattctgaaaaaaaaatacgagaaacaaaaaaggaaaaacctCGTGGACAGCATTCGCAagacattactttttttcttttttttttttttttttttttttttttgttcaaatatACCTTCTCCCTAGAAACTTGATCCGTCGCGGCGCGAGAATTATTCAGCTCGCCGTGGATGTCATGACGGCCCTTTTCGGCCCTATCAAAAACTTCAAATTACTCTTTTGCTaacaataatttgtttattttaaaggaaaaaaatgttgaaaagttTCTAAACGTCTATTAATATACCAGAAGAGCCTTGCAAGtatgtatctcttttttttttttttttcgattaaattttaacatcatttaaataatgaaatacataATTGTTATTCTTACCTAGCCTTCAACTTGTTAAGCGTATCGATTTGTTCTCCCATTTCAGCAACGGCATCATTATGTTTCTTGCGCAAGCTAGCAAGAGAAGCTTCATGTTGAATATTAGCTTCCTCGAGATCTCTCCTTAACTTGCTAAGTTCAGCCTCTCTCTTCTTGTTCAATTCGATTTGAGCAGAGGTAGCACCACCAGCTTCCTCGAGACGCTCACCAAGTTCTTCCAATTCTCGTGCAAGATCGCTACGTTGTTTCTCAGCTTTGCCACGAGCTCCGCGTTCTGCTTCGATCTTTAAAGTAACAagattttataatcgatagGATTATTTTCCAGAAAATACGATTTTCATGATATAAAACTTTTAGGGTTCCTACCTCTTCCTCGAGTTCTTCGATTCTCGCTTGGAGTTCCTTAATCTGTTTCTGAAGTTTGCCTACTAACGATTGTTCATCTTCCAATTTGGCAGTAAGCGACGAGAGTTCCTTGTCTTTGCGTTGAATAGTTTGTTCCAATTCCTTCTTGTTCCTTTCCAAATCGGCTACAGCTTCTTGGGTCAATTTCAAGTCACCTTCCAcctttctctttgctttctcAACGTCGGCGCtgatacataattaaataattaactaaGATTCGTTCCCTTgattttagagagagagagagagagagagagagagaaagaaaagaaaacaatttcaaaGTGAAATATCTCTCACCGAGATTTCTTTTCACGTTCCAAGGAATCCTCAAGCTCGTCAAGAGTATGCTCGAGTTTGATCTTAACTTTGTTAAGGTGATTGACTTTGTCCTCGGCAGCTTGAAGTTCCTCACCCGTCTTCTGATTGATCTCACCCTggttcttcttctccttattcaatttattaatcaattcatCTTGATGAGCAATCTCGTCGTTCAAGTTACGAATTTGATGATCCTTCGTAGCCTTGTCTTGTTCAGATTTTTGAAGATTCAATTCTAAATCCTCGATATCTTTCTTCAAACCAGCTACTTCTTGCtcgagtttctttttattctggAATAGATTGTTCCTagcatcttcttcttccttgaaTCTGTCGTTAAGATcctaagaaaatataatagatataaatccAATTAGAAAATGATAACGATCTTTCAATCGCACAGACATAGTCGTTAATAATTCACCTATATTCATCGTTAATTGTCATACTTCTTTCTAAAATTTTCTAGTAATATCCTCAGTTATTCAAAGTTACGACATGATGGCCTCTAAGAGTGCTAATTATTTCATTGGATTCATCAGCCAGCGCATACGTCGTGACGTGTCATGGCATGATGAGTTACCTAACGTTAGGTAACGTTTGAATTAATcgacagagacagaaaatgaagaaaaagagaaggggatTATTTTGGCATGATCTACCATCTCTCGACATCCATCATCGTGCAACTTACTACGAAGTTGGGATAGAAGAGGATGCCAAGTGCAGTTTTGAGTGGAAAAAACTTTGAAAGTGgtgtaagaaagaagaagaagaagaagaagaagaaggagaagccGAAGAAGAGGATGATATGAAGGAGCAACGATGACGAGGATAACGATGATGAAGATGAGTTGCTAAATGACGCATACACTACACACCTAATCCAAAGTATAAATACCCTACACCTGTTATCCTCCTTCGTTTTCTCGTCTCCTCCAGCACGTAGGTGCCACGCCCTCTTTTAATAACCTGGAATCTGGGATCGTTGGATCTAAATTTGGAGCAGGAGGAAGTCGGGAGGGTGAAATACTctctcagagagagagagagagagacgtttctccctccttctccgtcctacgtttctttcatttctccctctttcttccattttccttcttcctgcCCGTAAATGGAGTCTCTTACATATTCAATCATGACACGAATGAACTCTCTATTAAGAAAATCCACATTTTACATACTACTTTGAggatcgattaattatcaaccggaataattaatttcactcGGTTTCGTCgagatgattaataataatcaagataAGTTTTTCACTTGAATTGaatcataatgataaaattaaaattttgagaggaaaaagtttaaagaagaaagtatGAAGAATCCAAAGAGTTGAGGAAAAAAAGtcttcgataaaaatagatcGAGTTGTGGAATGCTGGAATGGGTTGTACGAAGAAGCTCGGtcataaaatttcttcttttgcgtTTTAACTGAACCATTCCAGAGGTAAGGAAAACATCTGTTTTTCTAAAAAGTTATTACagcgatttttttcttcttttttttttcgtttccttttttttttctctcgagtaAGTCGAACCGATCTTATTTCCATCTcccccatttctttttctgtgtCTCTTTTTCTGCCTACATCTctcacttttccttttttctccattaCTTACAACGTCGACGTACGCGCACGTGTCCGATTATAACCCGTGAGAATAATTTTAGAATACGCATATAAATGACCGAATAAGAGTCGATGTAATCGGATGACTTGgaccaaaagaaaaatggccGTCTACTGAAAGCTCCAAAAATGCGGAGGATGCGTCTGACTAATGGCATAACTCCTCTACTTATTACCACCACCTACTGATCTAAACTCATAATCGTCAGAAGAGACGTTTCTTTGGCTTTCTCgcttctttcgaaattttatcttttcctgctttttctacgtttatatttaaatgaattttccaaaaattttCAGAATGACGCCTTCCTAATTGACAGCTTACGATCTTCTACCGATCAATAATATACCTACGGTTCATCTTATCGGTCCAAATATTATCTTTGGctagatttttctttaaattactttttcaaaaaaacCTTGAGGATCTGTCGTCTGACTAATGGCTTAGCTCTTCTACTGATTAATTCCTACAACAACCTTATCGGTAAGATTTTTCTGATTCCAAATGTTATATCTtctattagatttttatttaacttgctatttccaaattttctcgatttaaaaattttaaatcgcAAAATTCGCAAAGATTGCTTTGATTACGAATATTAtcctgataaaaattattataataatcgtagaaataaatcgtacgaaaaattattaattaaagtaaaatagataatattgaaaaaaaaaagaagagaaagaaagagaaaagaaaagaaacttacTTGAAGCTGAGATTCCATATCAGCTTTTTGCGCAGCAAGTTTCAAGGACTTCTCCATGTATTCCGAAAGTGAACCCTTTTCACCATCCAATTGCCGTTGCAAGGCATTCTTTTCTGTGGTAAGTTTCGCGTTTTGTTCCTCAAGTTCCTTACGaagtttttcttccttttcaaagGCTTCTTGTGCTTTCTTTGCCTTCTCCTCGAGTGCCTGCAATTGTAATTCACCGTCTAGTCGTTCGCcatttattaaagttttaGTGTTCTCCATAAGCACAGTATcgcccattttttttttaaataataatattactttatatcacacacacagatatgggagaaagataaaaaaaaaaaaaaaaaaaaaaaagaaagaaagagacgaaaaaagaaaagaaaagaaaacccgaaggaaaaggaaaaaacaattattcggaaatatcgtaaagaaaagaaatatcttttctgATCGAATTATATTCGTTTTCGTTCTTAAAAGAATCTTCAATTAAAAGAATCTTCAATTTCGAAAAGGTCGGAACGAGTTCGCGTATCCAACTGGATTCTCGTTTACCCGATGCTCAACTTTTCTACCCAAAATCCCCCTCGTATCCATTTGGCTTCGCTTCTCaaggaagagaacgagaacCATCCCCACCACCACTCCAGTGGTGTAtcttcgtataaaaatatttagaacgGATCTCCTCCAATGATGGTAGTAGGGATAGGgtagaaaagagagcgagcgagtgaacgagagagaacgaaatcgACAAAATTAGAAACGGCGGCGTTCCCCGGAAGGGCTACAGCAATGTCTTCCAGAATCGAGTTCTCGTCTCCTTTTAGATTCCAGCAGGTCAATTGTGGATCAACTTTctcatcgatatttattatcttatatttttcatcttttacttgttaaaatatttttgccaGCGCAGATTGATTTCTTGTACAATTATACTAAATAATTTGGATAATCAGTTACTGTTAGAcgattacaatttttcaattaatttatatacataatatacatacatatatatatatatatatatatatatatatatatatatacacacgcacatatgtatatattctataataatgatgatgacgacgatgataataaatattcgtcTTCGGACAATGCCTTTGCAATCTGACATTTATAGATGAGAAAGGATCGTAGTAAGATTCTGATTCATGCACCAAATGTCCTTCTCTATTTTTGGATCACGTAATATGAAATGAGAATAGGCAGAGAGTGCCTTTTTAGCAAACACTCTAATCTAAGAATATATGCCCGGAGAGCTTCTCgtaaagaaaatgttgaaCATCTTTTTTCTAACGCGCAAAATAAAGTTCtgttatgtatgtgtatttccCGTAGAATACTTTTCATATCTCTCTTTGCAAAATTTGCCATTGgtataaattgaatatacggaggagaagaagaaggtctGCTAAACGTGTAAATAAACTTGCCAGCGAATCTCTGGAAATGAAGAAACGAGGAGCGAGCGAGACTCTTACTctcggaaagaagaaagagaaaaagaaaaaaaagaaaaaaaaaaaaaaaagaaagaaagaaagaaaaaagaaagaaagctcAAGCTTCTCTCGgagtatatttttctaagcAAGATTATTATACCGTGTTCCAAAAATTGATCGACATTTGGTATCATCATCGGTTTCTTTGAAGATGAAATAGGATAAACACGAatgataaatcaaataatttatcatttttatagtcAAAGTTATTGGGATGAGATCATCCGATACGAGTGCACTCAAGTAATTTggaatttatctttaaatgattaaattcttcgagtaagaaataaataagaagattaTGTATAAAACTTACAGCCAATTCGTCCTCGATACGGGTAGCATTGAGAAGAGGTTTGATCTTTTGCCACAATTTCCACCATGGCCAGGTACGAAGTTGAAGATACTTTCTCAAATTTCTTTGAACAACGACAAGGGCCAAACGTTGATCTTGTAGTTTCTTGTAATCTTTACGCGCGAGGTAACCTCGAATGAAGGCTTGCATCCATGATACGATTTTGCCTAGACGTTCATCACGAAGTTCTTCCATCTGACCCAAGACTCCAGCACGGAAGAATACCTATTATTATCCAAGATTTATAAATCAGATGAAATCGATTGTCCATAATTATCGGAGTATGTTGATTATTTCACtataaatatcgtaataatttttcaattcattattatattgttaattgtAACATATCTATCATTGATCAAGATGTCCTTGGTGAAATAATCAAcaaacttttctttcgtttccgtGTGTAAATCAATCTAATCGTGCAATactcgaaaataaaatcgacaCTCGTGTTGTATACTTAAAGATTTTCACATTGATGCAAATAAACAATTAAGTATTAAACagagataaaatcgatattaaagtCAGGATACAAAAGTTCTTGTTTATAATGTCACACGACAAAACAGACTGAAGCAGTAATGTAGTAACACGTTTCGCTAGAAATAGaggatacatatatgtgtgtgtgtgtgtgtgtgtgtgtgtgtgattaGTAGAATAAGATTTGTATGATTAGAAAAGCACAATTATTGTTCTGATATTCTGTTAGGGCATTTCTCTTGCGACCCAAAGGTATCCAAGTACCTTGGTAAGACCCATACGATATTGGTCAGGCTCCAAATTGATAGCGTCGAGGATCAGCTGAGTTGCCTTTAGCGGTTCGCAAGGTTCTTTGATGGCATTGGCGCACAGAATTTTGTATCTGTGTTGTTGCGTCGTTGTTGTATAATTGCATTTATTGCGGTTTCGATAgtcaaaacaaacaaaaattatcaCAAAAAAGGTTAGACTAATTTATCTCACAGCGTCTCTTTGCTGTTTGtaaagataaatttctttttcttcttgttttcttttctcttttatttcgagTTATTAGAATCAATGAATTGGTCAACGATCGCATCATTTTCGAAAgaacattttctaaattacaaataataaaataataatcatgtgTAAGGTATATCTTTtagaaatctttaaaaaataaaaaaaaaagaaaaagaaatagaagcgTTCTCTCGAAAATTTGCattatcttttgttattaCGTATTCATAGGACAATCACGAGAGGCAGGTTGttatttgttcattaattACTTAATCCTTAACACTTGCCGAGTCTGATCGTTTCGTATGAGACAATACCGATCAACAAAGTTCACCGTAGCAGgtacattatgtatatataacttatgaaatatttaattaatttatttggcATAGCTGGGATAAAATTATCCCGTTTGTGAAAATaacttaaaatttattta from Vespa velutina chromosome 20, iVesVel2.1, whole genome shotgun sequence harbors:
- the LOC124956045 gene encoding myosin heavy chain, muscle isoform X7, which produces MPKPKPQEGEDPDPTPYLFVSLEQKRIDQTKPYDAKKACWVPDEKEGYLLGEIKATKGDVVSVGLPGGETKDFKKDQLQQVNPPKYEKCEDMSNLTYLNDASVLHNLKQRYYAQLIYTYSGLFCVAINPYKRFPVYTQRCAKLYRGKRRNEVPPHIFAISDGAYVNMLTNSENQSMLITGESGAGKTENTKKVIAYFATVGASTKKADDTSQKKGSLEDQVVQTNPVLEAFGNAKTVRNDNSSRFGKFIRIHFGPSGKLAGADIETYLLEKARVISQQTLERSYHIFYQMMSGSVKGLKDICCLSDNVHDYHFISQGKTTIPNVDDGEELQLTDQAFDVLGFTQEEKDNIYKITAAVMHMGGMKFKQRGREEQAEADGTEEGERVAKLLSCDCADLYKNLLKPRIKVGNEFVTQGRNKDQVAYSVGAMSKAMFDRLFKWLVKKCNETLDTQQKRQHFIGVLDIAGFEIFDFNSFEQLCINFTNEKLQQFFNHHMFVLEQEEYTKEGIQWEFIDFGMDLLACIELIEKPMGILSILEEESMFPKATDKTFEEKLNNNHLGKSPNFLKPKPPKPGQQAAHFAIGHYAGNVPYNITGWLEKNKDPLNDSVVDQFKKSGNKLLVEIFADHPGQSGDAGGGGGGGKGGRGKKGGGFSTVSSSYREQLNNLMTTLRATQPHFVRCIIPNEMKQPGVIDSYLVMHQLTCNGVLEGIRICRKGFPNRMVYPDFKLRYKILAPAAVDKCGGDPKKAAAAILEGSGLDPDQYRLGHTKVFFRAGVLGQMEELRDERLGKIVSWMQAFIRGYLARKDYKKLQDQRLALVVVQRNLRKYLQLRTWPWWKLWQKIKPLLNATRIEDELAALEEKAKKAQEAFEKEEKLRKELEEQNAKLTTEKNALQRQLDGEKGSLSEYMEKSLKLAAQKADMESQLQDLNDRFKEEEDARNNLFQNKKKLEQEVAGLKKDIEDLELNLQKSEQDKATKDHQIRNLNDEIAHQDELINKLNKEKKNQGEINQKTGEELQAAEDKVNHLNKVKIKLEHTLDELEDSLEREKKSRADVEKAKRKVEGDLKLTQEAVADLERNKKELEQTIQRKDKELSSLTAKLEDEQSLVGKLQKQIKELQARIEELEEEIEAERGARGKAEKQRSDLARELEELGERLEEAGGATSAQIELNKKREAELSKLRRDLEEANIQHEASLASLRKKHNDAVAEMGEQIDTLNKLKARTEKEKVQYFSELNDLRATVDHLSNEKAAQEKIVKQLQHQLNETQGKLEEVNRTLNDFDAAKKKLSIENSDLLRQLEEAESQVSQLSKIKISLTTQLEDTKRLADEESRERATLLGKFRNLEHDLDNIREQVEEEAEGKADLQRQLSKANAEAQLWRTKYESEGVARAEELEEAKRKLQARLAEAEETIESLNQKVIALEKTKQRLSTEVEDLQIEVDRATAIANAAEKKQKAFDKIIGEWKLKVDDLAAELDASQKECRNYSTELFRLRGAYEESQEQLEAVRRENKNLADEVKDLLDQIGEGGRNIHEIEKARKRLEAEKDELQAALEEAEAALEQEENKVLRSQLELSQVRQEIDRRIQEKEEEFENTRKNHQRALDSMQASLEAEAKGKAEALRMKKKLEADINELEIALDHANKANAEAQKNIKRYQQQLKDVQTALEEEQRARDEARELLGISERRANALQNELEESRTLLEQADRGRRQAEQELADCHEQLNDLSAQNASISAAKRKLEAELQTLHSDLDELLNEAKNSEEKAKKAMVDAARLADELRAEQDHAQTQEKLRKALETQIKELQVRLDEAEANALKGGKKAIQKLEQRVRELENELDGEQRRHADAQKNLRKSERRIKELSFQADEDRKNHERMQDLVDKLQQKIKTYKRQIEEAEEIAALNLAKFRKAQQELEEAEERADLAEQAITKFRTKGRGGSAARGLSPAPHRPAFKPQFDGSAFPPRFDLQPDGDL